A single region of the Ascaphus truei isolate aAscTru1 chromosome 6, aAscTru1.hap1, whole genome shotgun sequence genome encodes:
- the RPL11 gene encoding large ribosomal subunit protein uL5, with protein MAEKSEKENPMRELRIRKLCLNICVGESGDRLTRAAKVLEQLTGQTPVFSKARYTVRSFGIRRNEKIAVHCTVRGAKAEEILEKGLKVREYELRKNNFSDTGNFGFGIQEHIDLGIKYDPSIGIYGLDFYVVLGRPGFSIADKKRKTGCIGAKHRIGKEEAMRWFQQKYDGIILPGK; from the exons ATGGCG GAAAAATCTGAAAAGGAGAACCCCATGCGTGAGCTGCGCATCCGCAAACTCTGCCTGAACATCTGTGTTGGTGAGAGTGGTGACAGACTGACCCGGGCCGCCAAGGTGCTGGAGCAGCTTACTGGGCAGACCCCAGTCTTCTCCAAAG CTCGTTACACCGTGAGGTCTTTTGGCATCAGGAGGAATGAAAAAATCGCTGTTCACTGCACCGTGCGTGGGGCCAAAGCAGAAGAGATCCTGGAGAAGGGGCTGAAG GTCAGAGAATATGAATTGCGGAAAAACAACTTCTCTGACACGGGGAACTTTGGCTTTGGCATCCAGGAGCACATCGATCTGGGGATTAAATATGACCCCAGCATAGGGATCTACGGGCTGGACTTCTACGTG GTGCTGGGCAGGCCAGGCTTCAGCATTGCAGATAAGAAGCGCAAGACAGGCTGCATTGGAGCAAAGCACCGGATCGGGAAGGAGGAGGCGATGCGCTGGTTCCAGCAGAAG TATGATGGAATAATCCTCCCTGGAAAGTGA